From Argopecten irradians isolate NY chromosome 2, Ai_NY, whole genome shotgun sequence, the proteins below share one genomic window:
- the LOC138314425 gene encoding uncharacterized protein: MADGIEDVSSCNSETCLAECPVCLQQLRDPKSLPCFHSFCEDCLKTSILNQKQDPKEEPCFLCPACRVVTLPIDPKQNRDEWAMMFEADKLTSQLMSDGGNEKKMYYCTPCTQNGKDDTVATVWWKEANRYLCDVCKKSDFLLKNDTLLPIEANLSASAPCCDKHSFEVDMICEHHHSFCCSKCIAVDHRRCEAVHDYAEFVNVLRSSSKPEDVRKKLIDAIGAFTTIIKDLESHIQALLENKEGFLGDVKDLRDKIEEQLNQLQNALSEEVGDVLTDKKTKLECLIGHCQMMQRCMSTTKGLIEEGSIQKNDMHMIRVFQRGTMEIKAGRSLVKEIAEPYLTWRFTHEFEEAEQDKDNKCGDENVAENNLLASLSLGCLKTTSHEREFPVEVSVLLPLSLSTIREVNEFEAKTPSDNKDCQIAGLVYLVDGRWLVSDYSNEKLKMFSSDGDLLDELEVSFCRGICMKNEDTVAVARVSELISHVKIKSPRKLELQEQEDINKAYNCNQFTVDEDGCYLVGGHEEISRVTPDSRKIIVYTNYSVQGLKYDAETKSMVFTSSYDDSVKRVVKDGYPVPLTEPNEILSEPTGLDLDEDGNVYVCCNKSDKIVQISRHGILRPLADMSDPHRISICGRKIAVGMKEGGTVKFFEIM; encoded by the coding sequence ATGGCAGATGGAATAGAAGACGTGTCATCATGCAACAGTGAGACCTGCCTCGCGGAATGTCCGGTTTGTTTACAACAACTTCGCGACCCGAAGTCATTACCATGTTTTCATTCCTTTTGTGAAGATTGTTTGAAGACATCAATCCTTAATCAGAAACAGGATCCGAAAGAGGAACCATGTTTCCTTTGCCCCGCTTGCAGAGTTGTTACTCTGCCTATAGACCCAAAGCAGAATCGAGACGAGTGGGCTATGATGTTTGAAGCCGACAAACTAACAAGTCAGCTGATGTCAGACGGCGGAAATGAGAAGAAGATGTACTACTGTACGCCTTGTACTCAAAACGGTAAGGACGACACCGTAGCAACTGTTTGGTGGAAAGAAGCAAACCGATATCTCTGTGATGTCTGCAAGAAAAGTGATTTCCTATTGAAAAACGACACACTGCTTCCCATCGAGGCAAACCTCTCTGCTTCGGCTCCGTGTTGTGATAAACACTCGTTTGAAGTAGACATGATTTGTGAACATCACCACAGCTTCTGTTGTTCAAAGTGCATCGCTGTGGATCATAGACGATGTGAAGCAGTTCACGACTACGCCGAGTTTGTCAATGTGTTAAGATCATCTTCAAAACCGGAAGACGTCAGGAAGAAACTGATCGATGCAATTGGGGCCTTCACAACGATTATCAAAGATCTGGAAAGCCACATACAAGCACTTCTTGAAAATAAGGAAGGGTTTCTAGGTGATGTAAAGGACTTACGTGACAAAATCGAGGAGCAGCTGAACCAGCTACAGAATGCATTATCAGAGGAGGTCGGAGATGTTCTAACCGACAAAAAGACGAAACTCGAATGCCTGATAGGGCATTGTCAAATGATGCAGAGATGCATGTCTACAACAAAGGGGTTGATAGAGGAAGGCAGTATTCAGAAGAATGACATGCATATGATACGTGTCTTCCAAAGAGGAACGATGGAAATCAAAGCAGGCCGGAGTCTTGTAAAAGAGATAGCAGAACCATACTTGACCTGGCGGTTCACTCATGAATTCGAAGAAGCAGAACAAGATAAGGACAACAAATGTGGTGATGAAAATGTGGCCGAAAATAACCTTTTGGCATCATTATCGCTAGGTTGTCTGAAGACAACAAGCCACGAGCGTGAATTTCCTGTGGAAGTCAGCGTCCTACTACCACTATCTCTATCGACTATACGGGAGGTAAACGAGTTTGAAGCCAAAACACCTTCCGACAACAAAGACTGTCAAATTGCTGGGTTGGTTTACCTTGTCGATGGGCGATGGCTTGTGTCGGACTATAGCAACGAAAAGCTGAAGATGTTTTCGTCTGACGGAGATCTCCTTGATGAGTTGGAAGTGTCTTTCTGTCGAGGTATCTGTATGAAGAATGAAGACACAGTAGCAGTGGCTCGTGTGAGTGAACTCATATCCCACGTCAAGATCAAATCACCACGTAAGCTTGAACTACAGGAACAAGAAGATATCAACAAAGCCTATAACTGTAACCAGTTCACTGTTGATGAAGATGGCTGTTACCTGGTGGGAGGCCACGAAGAGATTTCCCGTGTGACACCTGACTCACGTAAAATTATAgtatacactaactactctgtcCAAGGTTTGAAATATGATGCTGAAACGAAATCGATGGTGTTTACCTCCAGCTATGACGATAGTGTTAAACGTGTTGTTAAGGATGGATATCCCGTTCCATTAACGGAACCTAACGAAATACTATCGGAACCAACCGGTCTGGATTTGGACGAAGATGGAAATGTCTATGTCTGCTGCAACAAATCCGACAAGATCGTGCAGATCTCCAGACATGGGATACTCCGACCTCTTGCTGACATGAGTGATCCCCACAGGATCTCTATCTGTGGGAGGAAGATTGCAGTCGGTATGAAGGAAGGTGGTACTGTGAAATTCTTCGAAATAATGTGA